One window from the genome of Prinia subflava isolate CZ2003 ecotype Zambia chromosome 2, Cam_Psub_1.2, whole genome shotgun sequence encodes:
- the BCL2L11 gene encoding bcl-2-like protein 11 isoform X2: MAKQPPELKARRDGEGGRLPAAEGPGPGAQLRPGAPAALPGAGPVSAAAAARGPPASPGPFATRSPLFIFVRRSPLLPRSSSGYFSFDAERSPAPLGCDKATQTPSPPCQALSHCLSAMASRWQSQSPAEEVQPEIWIAQELRRIGDEFNASYSPRRADPL, encoded by the exons ATGGCCAAGCAGCCCCCCGAGCTGAAGGCGCGACGCGACGGAGAGGGCGGGCGGCTGCCGGCGGCGgaggggccgggcccgggcgcGCAGCTGCGCCccggcgctcccgccgccctgcccggggccggcccggtgtccgcggccgccgcggcgcggggcccgcccgccagccccggcccctTCGCCACTCGCTCGCCGCTCTTCATCTTCGTGCGGAGGTCGCCGCTGCTGCCGCGCTCCTCCAGCGGGTACTTCTCGTTCGACGCCGAGCGCAGCCCCGCGCCCCTGGGCTGCGACAAGGCCACGCAGACCCCCAGCCCGCCCTGCCAGGCGCTCAGCCACTGCCTCAGCGCCATGG CTTCCCGGTGGCAATCCCAGTCTCCAGCCGAAGAGGTGCAGCCGGAAATCTGGATCGCGCAGGAGCTGCGGCGCATCGGTGACGAGTTCAATGCTTCCTATAGTCCACGCAGG GCTGATCCCTTGTGA
- the BCL2L11 gene encoding bcl-2-like protein 11 isoform X1: MAKQPPELKARRDGEGGRLPAAEGPGPGAQLRPGAPAALPGAGPVSAAAAARGPPASPGPFATRSPLFIFVRRSPLLPRSSSGYFSFDAERSPAPLGCDKATQTPSPPCQALSHCLSAMASRWQSQSPAEEVQPEIWIAQELRRIGDEFNASYSPRRGFLDHQVGNPQVVILRLLRYIIRLIWRL; encoded by the exons ATGGCCAAGCAGCCCCCCGAGCTGAAGGCGCGACGCGACGGAGAGGGCGGGCGGCTGCCGGCGGCGgaggggccgggcccgggcgcGCAGCTGCGCCccggcgctcccgccgccctgcccggggccggcccggtgtccgcggccgccgcggcgcggggcccgcccgccagccccggcccctTCGCCACTCGCTCGCCGCTCTTCATCTTCGTGCGGAGGTCGCCGCTGCTGCCGCGCTCCTCCAGCGGGTACTTCTCGTTCGACGCCGAGCGCAGCCCCGCGCCCCTGGGCTGCGACAAGGCCACGCAGACCCCCAGCCCGCCCTGCCAGGCGCTCAGCCACTGCCTCAGCGCCATGG CTTCCCGGTGGCAATCCCAGTCTCCAGCCGAAGAGGTGCAGCCGGAAATCTGGATCGCGCAGGAGCTGCGGCGCATCGGTGACGAGTTCAATGCTTCCTATAGTCCACGCAGG GGTTTCTTGGATCACCAGGTGGGAAACCCCCAGGTCGTGATCCTGCGCCTCCTGCGTTACATCATCCGCCTCATCTGGAGGCTCTAG